The genomic interval GGAGAGGATGGAAGTGAAGCAGCCGGATTTGGTCAGCCCTCACGCACCAGCATTTTTGACTACATCCCAGTGCCTGCTCATCAGCGCTGGATGAATGGCGGGCGTTTTGATGGTGGGCAGTTGTTCCCACGGGAAAAGGAACTTCGAGAGTGGTATCGTCGGTTGTTGAATCTGGTTCGCTCAGAGGCGGCATTTCTGGGAAGCAGTACAAGCCTGCACCGCCTTAATGCATCCGAAAATCCCGGATATCCAGCATCGGATGTGTATGCCTTTGAGCGTCAAAAGGGCAGGGAGCGAATTGTCGTAGTGGTGAACTTTCGCGATGACCTGCAGCAGTTTGAGTTGAGGTTGTCGGGTGACGAGGCAATGCATGTTTCCAGCTCACCGCACGTGTTGCTGGGCAAGGGAAGGGTGCAGGCGAACCCCGTCACCGACACGGGAACCGGGCGGCACCTCACGGTCGAATTGGAAGCGAATGGATTTCTCATCCTGAAATTTGAGTAACACTGTGTCCTGAAGTTGGATCGCGTGCGAGCAAAGCAGCGCACCCATCGGGATCATTCCGGCAGGATGTCGGCCTGGATTTGCCAGAGTTTGGCATACTGCCCGCCCTTGCGAATCAGGTCCTCATGGCAACCCTGCTCGATGATGCTTCCGCGATCGAGGCAAACAATATTGTGGGCATGGCGGACCGTGGAAAGCCGGTGTGCAATGACAACGACTGTGCGTCCCTTCATGAGCTGGTCCAGTGCTTCCTGGATGTATTTTTCGGTCTCTGT from Puniceicoccaceae bacterium carries:
- a CDS encoding alpha amylase C-terminal domain-containing protein yields the protein GEDGSEAAGFGQPSRTSIFDYIPVPAHQRWMNGGRFDGGQLFPREKELREWYRRLLNLVRSEAAFLGSSTSLHRLNASENPGYPASDVYAFERQKGRERIVVVVNFRDDLQQFELRLSGDEAMHVSSSPHVLLGKGRVQANPVTDTGTGRHLTVELEANGFLILKFE